The following proteins come from a genomic window of Nicotiana tomentosiformis chromosome 12, ASM39032v3, whole genome shotgun sequence:
- the LOC104117019 gene encoding uncharacterized protein, with amino-acid sequence MIDLKIRRHQHKLVLCHTHRHTLTMGSTAMETKKLEMYEFGPCEDAFQIGFFIGQRFSKQIRSRLCNDLILQNQLLPFAQLPNSQPLIHTLSQTNKNKFPNYWNELKGIAEGSGAPFLNILLLNFRKEILPFIPKTESNPKEDEISADCSSILVANNSMAMAAHNEDANVALVGHTYLVKVTLSNGTSFTAYTYAGELPSCAFGFNIHGVAFTLNSVPPCEEEIVAGAIGRNFVSRDLLEANSIEDALARIHSSEASVGHSYNLIDTRARRILNVETASRNRISVHEIGETPFFHANMYLHLQVKQAQDENSLSRQTRASSLPKESKSDFLALLGDSNNEKYPIYMTGPLLYTLCTAVIDLDEKTLSIIEGNPKEKQESYVFPLS; translated from the exons ATGATTGACTTGAAGATAAGACGCCATCAGCATAAACTAGTCCTTTGTCACACACACAGACACACACTAACCATGGGAAGCACAGCTATGGAAACCAAGAAGTTAGAAATGTATGAATTTGGCCCTTGTGAAGATGCATTCCAAATTGGCTTCTTTATAGGCCAAAGATTCTCCAAACAGATACGCAGCAGATTATGTAATGACCTTATTCTTCAGAACCAGCTCCTCCCTTTTGCTCAGCTCCCAAATTCCCAGCCACTCATTCATACTTTATCCCAAACTAACAAGAACAAGTTTCCCAATTACTGGAACGAACTCAAAGGAATTGCTGAAGGAAGTGGCGCCCCCTTTCTCAAT ATTTTACTATTGAACTTTAGGAAAGAGATACTGCCATTCATTCCAAAGACAGAAAGTAATCCCAAGGAAGATGAAATTAGTGCTGATTGTTCATCTATTCTTGTTGCTAACAACTCCATGGCTATGGCTGCTCATAATGAGGATGCAAATGTTGCTCTTGTTGGACACAC TTATTTGGTTAAGGTGACATTGTCTAATGGAACATCATTCACTGCTTACACATATGCTGGAGAACTTCCAAGTTGTGCCTTTGGATTTAACATTCATGGAGTG GCATTTACTTTGAACTCAGTACCACCATGTGAGGAAGAGATAGTAGCTGGTGCCATTGGCAGAAACTTCGTGTCCAGAGACCTACTTGAAGCAAATAGCATTGAGGATGCTCTGGCT AGGATCCATTCATCAGAAGCTTCAGTAGGGCACAGCTATAACTTGATAGACACAAGAGCTCGGAGGATTTTGAACGTTGAAACTGCTTCAAGAAATCGAATTTCAGTTCATGAAATCGGAGAAACTCCATTCTTCCATGCCAACATGTATCTGCATCTTCAAGTTAAACAG GCACAAGATGAGAACTCCTTGAGCAGGCAAACAAGAGCATCTTCTTTGCCAAAGGAATCAAAAAGTGATTTCTTAGCACTTCTTGGGGATAGCAATAATGAGAAGTATCCTATTTACATGACAG GTCCATTGCTATACACACTGTGCACAGCTGTGATAGATTTGGATGAGAAAACCTTATCAATTATAGAAGGGAACCCAAAGGAGAAACAAGAATCCTATGTCTTCCCATTATCCTAA